Genomic segment of Rhodococcus sp. W8901:
GCGAGCCCGATCACGACGATCGAGGCCTTGACGCGGGGGTTCTCGCTGGTCGCGAGGACCAGCCAGCGGGAGAACTCGAAGAAGCCGAACACTCCGGCGGTGCCGAGCAGCAGGATCAGCACCGGCTCGAGCCGGAACGACAGCAGCGTGCTGCCGACGACGGTGGCCGTCATGGACAGCAGCGACCACAGGTAGACCGCGATCACGCCGATGCCGAGCGCCTGCGCCCGGCGCGACGATGCCGCCCGGCTGACCAGCCAGATCGTGCCCAGCATGCACAGTGCGCCGGCGAGCGAGAAGTGGAGCATCGGAAGCGGCAGGTGCGCACCGGCGTCGGGCAGGTAGTGTGTCGCGGTGCCGCTGTCCGCCGGGATCCCGCGCAGGGCCTCGAGCAGGTACGGCAGCCACACGGTGAGGGCGATCGCGATCGCGATCGCCGCGGTGACGATCAGTCGCAGAAGCGGATCCAGCATCGCACGCCACGACCCCTGCGCGCGGACGGCGAGGCCGGCCGAGACGATCGCCATGAGCGTGACCGCGAATGCCGCGAAGCCGAGGTACAGGGTGTAGAAGGCGGCTGCGACACCGAGGAACAGGCCCGTCCCGACGACGGCGCCCCATCCGCCGCTGCGGGTCTGTGTCGACTTCTCCGGCCGGTACAGGCCACCCCACGCGAGCACCAGCACCGGCGGGATCAGGACGGCGATCACGGCGCCGTACGGTTCCGCGGAGCCGTACGCGACCGTCAGCGCGGCCGCCGCGAGGGCCACCACGACAGCCCAGTCGGCGCGAATCAGCTTGTTCCACAAGACCAGCGCGAGCACGGCGGCCACGGCGATCGACGCGATCGCATACGGCTTGAACGCTTCCCAGCCGTCCATACCGAGCAGGTTCGCGACCCGTCCGCCGATCCAGAACCAGCCGGCCGGGTAGTAGGGCGGCAGATCCGCGTACGTCATGTCGTGCAGAGCCGCGGAATCGGTGAGGCGCGTGAGGTATTCGGTGCGGAACTCCTGGTCCACCGAGACCCCGTGCAGGTACAGCTTGGTCGCGCTCAACGGCATGCCGAGCGTGACCGTCACAAATCCGGAAAGTCCGGCCCACGACAGCACCGTCGCCGCGCGGACCCACCGTCGCGCTCGATAGAGGAGCACGCTCACGGCAAGGACGGCGATCGTGACGATCTGCCCCACTGTTGTCACGGCCTGCGTGACGTTCGACGACGGGAACGCGGGCCACGACACCTGGCCGAATGCGAACAGCCCCACCGCGGCCACGATCGCGGCGACCACGGCCGCGAGCAGCATCTCGACCGCGGTACCGGCAGCCCGTCGGGCAGGGGCGACGCGCGGCTCTACGAGGGGGGCGGCTCCTGATTGCGACACGGCCCGAGCTTACTTGGGTGCGACGCGCGAATCGGTGTTCAGTAGGTTCGAGGAATGAGCGACGAGCAGGCGCAGACCCCGCGGTGGTTCCTCGATGCGTTGGCGGCTCCGGTCGAGACCGGCAGCGTCGACGTCGACGGCGCCGAGGTGCGGTTCCGGGCGTGGGGCGAGGCCGGCCGCCCGGGCATCGTCCTGGTCCACGGCGGTGCGGCGCACTCGAGGTGGTGGGATCACGTCGGCCCGCAGCTGGCCGGAGACCGGCGCGTCGTCGCCCTCGACATGAGCGGTCACGGTGACAGCGGTACGCGCGAACAGTATTCGCTGGACCTGTGGGCGGACGAGGTGGCCGCGGTGGCCGGGGCGTCGGGCATCGAGGGGCGGCCGGTGGTGGTCGGTCACAGCATGGGCGGCATCGTCGCGTTCGTCGCGGCGCATCTGTACGGCGATCGGTTGGCCGGCGTGCAGATCATCGACTCGCCGATCCGTCAGCGCACGCCCGAGGAGGAGGCGGCCCGGCGCAAGGCCGCATTCGGACCCAAGAAGGTGTACGCCGATCGCGGCGAGGCACTCTCGCGGTTCCGGTTCGTGCCGCCACAGGATACCGGCGTGCCGGGCGTGCGCGATCACGTCGCCGAGACGTCGCTGACGGCCGTCGAGGGCGGTTGGTCGTGGAAGTTCGATCCGGCGGTGTTCACCCGTTCCGGCGGCAACACGTTGGCGGTCGCGCAGCCGCGGTGCCCCATTGCGTACTTCCGCGCCGAACACGGCATCGTCTCGCCCGAGCTGATGGCGGAGATGCGCGAGCGGTTCGGTCCGTCGGCGATCGTCGCCGAGATCCCGGACGCCGGGCACCATGCGATGATCGACCAGCCGCTCGCGCTGGTCACCGGCATTCGGACGGTGCTGTCCGCCTGGGCGGCCTCCGGCTGACCGCCGCTACTCGCGTTTTGCGCACTTATCGCTGTCCGGAGGGCCCCACGAACAACGATAAGTGCGCAAAACGCGGGTAGTGACGCCCTAGTCCGAGACCGTGACGGCTCGCGCCAGTGCGGTCGCCGCAAACTCGACGAACTCCGCCGTGTCCAGGTCCTGCGCCCAGTTGTTGACGATGGTGTCGGCCACGCCCTGCAACCCGGACAGGACGTACGGCAGGAGCGCGCGATCCTCGCGCAGGGTCCGGCCCTCGGCGGCCGCGGCTTCGTGGAGAGCCTTGCGGAGTTCCTCGTTGTACAGCTTGGCGGTCTTACGCACCTGGCGGACCGAATCGCGATCCGATCCCGCCGCGCCCTCGACGTCACGCCAGGTCGCGGTCAGGCGGCCGACCCGACCCCATTGTCTCGCCGACTCGGGGATCACCGCGGCGATCAGTGCGGCCACACCGTGATCGCGGGGTAGCGCCGCGACGAAGGCGGTGGACTCGATCTGGCTCTCGTTGAGCAGTGCGGTGAAGATCTCCTGCTTGTCCGCGAAGTATTGGTAGATCAGGCCGGTGCTCGTACCCGATCGTTTCGCCACCGCCCGGATCGTCAGCGCGGTGTAGCCGCCCTCGTCCAGGAGCGCGGCCGCGGCGTCCAGCGTGCGGCGGCGCCGAGCCTCCGCATCTCCGTAGATCGACTTGCTGCCCGGTACACCCATGGGACCACCGTATCGGGGGATCGTCTGAGGTCCAAGCTCGATCGAACAATGTTCATTCTGAGGCAGCGGAAACGCCCAGGAAGAATGAACAATGTTCGTTCTGGGATTGAACATGGTTCATTCTGTGGCTACAGTCACGTTCCATGAGCCATGAAGCCGCCATCACGACGCCACCCGATTCGACGGACCAGCGGGATGCGGACAGTCGCGCGGCGGTGGAGATCGCCACGGCGGCAGGCCGTCTGCTGCTCGATCATCGGCGCCGACTGGACGACACCGACGTCGATCCGGCCGAAGTCCGCAATGCCGCGGACAGGCTCAGTCACGAGTTCCTCGTCGGCGCGCTGGCGCAGTGGTTCCCGGGCGACGCCGTGCTGTCCGAGGAGGGCGCGGACGATCTCGCGCGCCTCGCCGCCGACCGCGTGTGGATCGTCGACCCCCTCGACGGCACCCGCGAGTACGGCGAGAAGGGTCGCGACGACTGGGCCGTGCACGTCGCGCTCGTCGAGGGCGGGGACCTGACGGTTGGCGCGGTGGCGATGCCTGCGCTCGGGACCACCTTCTCGACGGTCGACGCTCCCGCGTCGTACGCACCGCTGTTCGGCGCGCCCCGGGTGGTCGTCAGTCGCACTCGCCGGCCCGAACCCGTGATGGCGATGGCGGACGCGCTCGGTGCCGAGCTGATCGAGATGGGCTCGGCGGGTGCGAAGGCGATGGCGGTGGTCCGCGGTGAGGCCGACGTCTACGCGCACGCCGGCGGACAGTACGAGTGGGACTCGGCCGCGCCCGTCGCGGTGGCCCGTGCTGCGGGACTGCATGTTTCACGGATCGACGGATCCGCCCTGATCTACAACCAGGAGAACCCCTGGCTGCCCGACCTACTGATCTGCCGGCCCGAACTGGCAGGCAAAGCACTGGAGGCACTTCGGCGATGACCCGAACACTGACCCACCTCGAGCGGCTCGAGGCCGAGAGCATCCACATCATGCGGGAAGCCGTCGCCGAGAGCGAGAATCCCGTGATGCTGTACTCGGTCGGCAAGGACTCCGCCGTGATGCTGCACCTGGCGCGGAAGGCGTTCTATCCGTCGCGGCTGCCGTTCCCGCTCCTCCACGTCGACACCACGTGGAAGTTCCGTGAGATGTACAAGCTGCGCGACGAATCCGCTGCCGCAGGCGATTTCGACCTCCTCGTTTACAAGAACCCGGAATGCGTGGAGAAGGGCATCAACCCGTTCACACACGGCTCCGCGACGCATACCGATATGTGGAAGACCGAGGGACTCAAGCAGGCCCTCGACCTGTACAAGTTCGATGCCGCGTTCGGCGGCGCGCGCCGTGACGAGGAGAAGTCCCGCGCGAAGGAGCGGGTGTTCTCGATCCGCTCCGCCGAGCACCGCTGGGATCCCAAGCAGCAACGCCCGGAGTTGTGGCGGATGTACAACGTCCGCAAGTCCCCGGGTGAGTCCCTGCGGGTGTTCCCGCTGTCGAACTGGACGGAACTCGATGTGTGGGAATACATCCGGCAGGAGAACATCCCGATCGTGCCGCTGTACTTCGCGGCGAAGCGCCCCGTCGTGGAGCGTGACGGCGCACTGATCATGGTCGACGACGACCGCATGCCGTTGCTGCCCGGCGAGCAGCCGCAGCTCAAGAGCGTCCGGTTCCGCACTCTGGGCTGCTACCCGCTCACCGGTGCGGTCGAATCCACCGCCGAGACCTTGACCGACATCATCCAGGAAATGTTGTTGACCACCACCTCCGAGCGTCAGGGCCGGGTGATCGACCACGACAGCAGCGCCTCGATGGAGAAGAAGAAGCAGGAAGGTTACTTCTGATGACTCAGCCTTCGGATCTGATCGCCGACGACATCGAGCAGTACCTCGCCCGGCACGCGAACAAGTCGATGCTCCGGTTCATCACCTGTGGCAGCGTCGACGACGGCAAGTCCACCCTCATCGGCCGGCTGTTGTACGAGTCGAAGCTGGTGTTCGAGGACCAACTGTCGGCGCTCGAGGCCGACTCCCGCAAGGTCGGCACGCAGGGCGACGGCCTCGACTTCGCGCTGCTGGTCGACGGTTTGGCCGCTGAGCGCGAGCAGGGCATCACCATCGACGTCGCCTACCGCTACTTCTCCACCGAACGCCGCAAGTTCGTCGTCGCGGACACCCCCGGCCACGAGCAGTACACCCGCAACATGGTCACCGGCGCCTCCACCGCGGATCTCGCGGTGATCCTCGTCGACGCCCGCAAGGGTGTGCTCACTCAGACCCGCCGGCACTCCTACCTCGTCTCGCTCCTCGGTATCCGGAACGTGGTCCTCGCGGTGAACAAGCTGGACCTGGTGGACTATTCGCAGGACGTCTTCGAGGAGATCGTCGCCGAGTACGCGGGTTTCGCGGCCGAGATCGGGCTCACCGACGTCGTCGCGATCCCGTTGTCCGCGTACATGGGTGACAACCTCACCGAACGCAGCATGAACACCGCCTGGTACGACGGTCCGACGCTGATCGAGCACCTCGAGACCGTCGAAATCTCCAGCGAGCTGAGCAGCGGCCCGTTCCGGATGCCGGTGCAGTGGGTCAACCGACCGGATCTCGACTTCCGCGGCTTCTCTGGGCAGATCGTCGGCGGCATCCTGCGCCCCGGTGATCGTGTCCGGGTGCTGCCCAGCGGCAAGGAATCGACCGTCGATCGGATCGTCACGATGGGCGGCGATCTCGATGAGGCGATCGCCGGCCAATCGGTCACCGTCACCCTGACCGACGAGATCGACATCAGCCGCGGCGACGTCCTCGCCGTCGCCGACGCACTACCCGGGGTCGCCGACCAGTTCGAGGCGCACGTGGTGTGGATGGGCGAGCACGAGATGCTCCCCGAACGCCCGTACCTGTGTCAGATCGGGACCATGACCGTGCAGGCGCGGATCACCAAGCCCAAGCACAAGATCAACGTCAACACCCTCGAGAAGACGGCGACGAACACGCTGGCGCTCAACGAGATCGGCGTCTGCAACATCAGCTTCGACCGGCCGGTGCCGTTCGATCCGTACGCCGACAACCGGGACACCGGTGGTTTCATCCTGATCGACCGGCTCACCAACACCACCGTCGGCGCCGGCATGATCGCGCACTCGCTGCGCCGATCCGACAACATCCACTGGCAGGCCGTCGACGTCGACGGCCAGGCCCGCGCCACACTCAACGGTCATCGGCCGCAGGTGCTGTGGTTCACCGGCCTGTCCGGATCCGGGAAGTCGACCATCGCGAACGAACTCGAGCGGCAGCTGTATGCGCTGGGCTGCCACACCTACCTCCTCGACGGCGACAACGTCCGGCACGGCCTGAACCGGGATCTCGGGTTCACCGAGGCCGACCGGGTGGAGAACATCCGCCGCGTCACCGAGGTCGCCCGGCTGATGGCCGACGCCGGCCTGGTCGTCCTCGCCTCGTTCATCTCCCCGTTCCGGGCCGAACGCGACGCCGCCCGGGAGGTGATCGGCGTGGACCAGTTCTGCGAGGTGTTCATCGACACCCCCATCGCCGTCGCCGAACAGCGGGATCCCAAGGGGCTCTACAAGAAAGCCCGCCGCGGCGATCTCGCCAACTTCACCGGCATCGACTCGCCGTACGAGTCGCCGGAGGCGCCCGATCTGCGGATCGACACGACCACGACGTCGCCCGAGGATGCGAGCAGGCAGATCATCGCGCTCCTGCGCGGCCGTGGTGTCATCGCCTGATCGGACGGCTTCCGCCGATCCTGTCCCGTGTTCCACCGATCATACGAAGGAGATCCTGTTGCCCACTCGAGACGAAATCTGTTCGGCGATAGACGCGTACGTCAAGCATCTGGGAAACCACGATGTGGACCAACTGGTATCGCTATTCGCGGACGATGCGGTGCAGCACGAGCCGCTGGGAGTGCGGACCTACCGCGGTATCGACGAGATCCGGGAGTTCGACACTCAGAACGCGAAGGTGGCGTTCTCGGTGAGCCGCCACTCGCCGATCGTCGTCTCCGGTCGGTACGCCGCGACGCAGCTGCGCGTCCAGCCCGAGGGGATGCCGGCCTTCCTCGCCAGCGATCTCTTCGAGTTCGACGACGCGTGCAAGATCGTCTCCCTCAGTGTGGTTCTCGATCCCGAAGCACGCGCGGACTAGGGCGGATCGGTGACCATGTCGGGGATGGTGGACGCCGGGGCGGTGCGGACGAGACTCCCGCTGCTCGAGGGCAAGGTAGTCGTGGTCTCGGGCGTGGGTCCGGGGCTGGGTCGAGCGATCGCGGTGCGCAGCGCCGATGCGGGTGCGCGGGTGATCCTCGCCGCCCGCACAGAGTCGCGGCTGGACGCGGTGGCCGAGGAGATCCGGGACAGCGGTGGTACCGCGCTGTGTGTGCCAACCGATCTCACGGAGGCCGCCTCCGTCCAGGCGCTCGCAGACAGGGCTCTCTCGGAGTTCGGGCGGGTGGATGCGGTGGTGCACAACGCGTTCGTGCAACCCGCGTACGTCGGCCTGCTCGACGCGGCACCAGACGACGTGCGGCAGGGGATCGACATCAACCTGCTGTCGTCGCTGAACCTGACGCGGGTGGTGGCTCCGGCGCTCGTGGAGTCCCAGGGATCCGTCGTGATGATCAACTCGATGGTGATCCGCAATCAGTTGCCCAACTTCGGTGCCTATCGGGTGATGAAGGCGGGGCTGCTCGCGCTCGCCCGGAGCCTGTCGGTGGAGCTCGGGCCCGACGGGGTACGGGTGAATTCGGTTGCACCGGGATATATCTGGGCCGACTCGGTGAAGAAGATGTTCGAGCGCCGGGCGGAGGAGCGCGGAGTCGATCCCGCCGTGGTCTATGCAGAGGTTGCGGCCGACACCGACCTGCGCCGGCTGCCCGAGCCCGACGACATCGCGAACGCGGTGGTGTTCCTCGCCTCCGACTTCGCCCGCGCCATCACGGGACAGTGCCTCGACGTCAACTGCGGGCACACCCACCACTGAACCTCACTCTCACTCTCGCAAGGAATTACAGATGACACAGGAGGACGACGGTGTGGGCACGATCGGAGACCTGCACCAGGCCGCTCGCGAGGCGACCGGGCTCGACGACTTCGGTGGCACCGAGTATCTCGAGGGGCTGCGGGTGCTGCTCGATTCGTTCGAGCGGGAAGCGGACCTCACCCCGCACGGGCGTGTGATCGCCCGCAAGATGATCACCAGCGCGCTCTCGGGCCGCCTGATCAGCGAGGCCGGATTCGCCCGCCACCCCGAGCACGTCGACGTTCCGGTGCAGCGCCCCGTCTTCGTGTGCGGGCTGACGCGGACCGGGAGCACCGCGCTGCACCGGTTGCTCGGCGCGGACCCGGCACACCAGGGCGTCGAGATGTGGCTCGCCGAGTCGCCGCAGCCACGACCCGACCGCGAGAATTGGTCGCAGAACGAGGATTTCCTGCGTTCGGACGCGTTCTACCGGGCCCGCCAGGCGAACGAGGCGGCTCTCATGAAGGTGCACTTCATG
This window contains:
- a CDS encoding galactan 5-O-arabinofuranosyltransferase, which produces MLLAAVVAAIVAAVGLFAFGQVSWPAFPSSNVTQAVTTVGQIVTIAVLAVSVLLYRARRWVRAATVLSWAGLSGFVTVTLGMPLSATKLYLHGVSVDQEFRTEYLTRLTDSAALHDMTYADLPPYYPAGWFWIGGRVANLLGMDGWEAFKPYAIASIAVAAVLALVLWNKLIRADWAVVVALAAAALTVAYGSAEPYGAVIAVLIPPVLVLAWGGLYRPEKSTQTRSGGWGAVVGTGLFLGVAAAFYTLYLGFAAFAVTLMAIVSAGLAVRAQGSWRAMLDPLLRLIVTAAIAIAIALTVWLPYLLEALRGIPADSGTATHYLPDAGAHLPLPMLHFSLAGALCMLGTIWLVSRAASSRRAQALGIGVIAVYLWSLLSMTATVVGSTLLSFRLEPVLILLLGTAGVFGFFEFSRWLVLATSENPRVKASIVVIGLAGLIAFTQNIPQVLASDITIAYTDTDGDGVRADKRPPGAAAYYGDVDRIITEQRPGERHDTVVLTSDTSFLSFYPYFGFQALTSHYANPLAEFRERAAAIESWTELETPDQLIAALDELPWRAPDVFVFRKGSDGYTLRLAEDVYPNDPNVRRYSVTFPKELFDDPRFTIEEAGPFVVVNRVG
- a CDS encoding alpha/beta fold hydrolase, which produces MSDEQAQTPRWFLDALAAPVETGSVDVDGAEVRFRAWGEAGRPGIVLVHGGAAHSRWWDHVGPQLAGDRRVVALDMSGHGDSGTREQYSLDLWADEVAAVAGASGIEGRPVVVGHSMGGIVAFVAAHLYGDRLAGVQIIDSPIRQRTPEEEAARRKAAFGPKKVYADRGEALSRFRFVPPQDTGVPGVRDHVAETSLTAVEGGWSWKFDPAVFTRSGGNTLAVAQPRCPIAYFRAEHGIVSPELMAEMRERFGPSAIVAEIPDAGHHAMIDQPLALVTGIRTVLSAWAASG
- a CDS encoding TetR/AcrR family transcriptional regulator; amino-acid sequence: MGVPGSKSIYGDAEARRRRTLDAAAALLDEGGYTALTIRAVAKRSGTSTGLIYQYFADKQEIFTALLNESQIESTAFVAALPRDHGVAALIAAVIPESARQWGRVGRLTATWRDVEGAAGSDRDSVRQVRKTAKLYNEELRKALHEAAAAEGRTLREDRALLPYVLSGLQGVADTIVNNWAQDLDTAEFVEFAATALARAVTVSD
- a CDS encoding 3'(2'),5'-bisphosphate nucleotidase CysQ; protein product: MSHEAAITTPPDSTDQRDADSRAAVEIATAAGRLLLDHRRRLDDTDVDPAEVRNAADRLSHEFLVGALAQWFPGDAVLSEEGADDLARLAADRVWIVDPLDGTREYGEKGRDDWAVHVALVEGGDLTVGAVAMPALGTTFSTVDAPASYAPLFGAPRVVVSRTRRPEPVMAMADALGAELIEMGSAGAKAMAVVRGEADVYAHAGGQYEWDSAAPVAVARAAGLHVSRIDGSALIYNQENPWLPDLLICRPELAGKALEALRR
- the cysD gene encoding sulfate adenylyltransferase subunit CysD, with product MTRTLTHLERLEAESIHIMREAVAESENPVMLYSVGKDSAVMLHLARKAFYPSRLPFPLLHVDTTWKFREMYKLRDESAAAGDFDLLVYKNPECVEKGINPFTHGSATHTDMWKTEGLKQALDLYKFDAAFGGARRDEEKSRAKERVFSIRSAEHRWDPKQQRPELWRMYNVRKSPGESLRVFPLSNWTELDVWEYIRQENIPIVPLYFAAKRPVVERDGALIMVDDDRMPLLPGEQPQLKSVRFRTLGCYPLTGAVESTAETLTDIIQEMLLTTTSERQGRVIDHDSSASMEKKKQEGYF
- the cysN gene encoding sulfate adenylyltransferase subunit CysN, coding for MTQPSDLIADDIEQYLARHANKSMLRFITCGSVDDGKSTLIGRLLYESKLVFEDQLSALEADSRKVGTQGDGLDFALLVDGLAAEREQGITIDVAYRYFSTERRKFVVADTPGHEQYTRNMVTGASTADLAVILVDARKGVLTQTRRHSYLVSLLGIRNVVLAVNKLDLVDYSQDVFEEIVAEYAGFAAEIGLTDVVAIPLSAYMGDNLTERSMNTAWYDGPTLIEHLETVEISSELSSGPFRMPVQWVNRPDLDFRGFSGQIVGGILRPGDRVRVLPSGKESTVDRIVTMGGDLDEAIAGQSVTVTLTDEIDISRGDVLAVADALPGVADQFEAHVVWMGEHEMLPERPYLCQIGTMTVQARITKPKHKINVNTLEKTATNTLALNEIGVCNISFDRPVPFDPYADNRDTGGFILIDRLTNTTVGAGMIAHSLRRSDNIHWQAVDVDGQARATLNGHRPQVLWFTGLSGSGKSTIANELERQLYALGCHTYLLDGDNVRHGLNRDLGFTEADRVENIRRVTEVARLMADAGLVVLASFISPFRAERDAAREVIGVDQFCEVFIDTPIAVAEQRDPKGLYKKARRGDLANFTGIDSPYESPEAPDLRIDTTTTSPEDASRQIIALLRGRGVIA
- a CDS encoding nuclear transport factor 2 family protein; the protein is MPTRDEICSAIDAYVKHLGNHDVDQLVSLFADDAVQHEPLGVRTYRGIDEIREFDTQNAKVAFSVSRHSPIVVSGRYAATQLRVQPEGMPAFLASDLFEFDDACKIVSLSVVLDPEARAD
- a CDS encoding SDR family oxidoreductase, giving the protein MSGMVDAGAVRTRLPLLEGKVVVVSGVGPGLGRAIAVRSADAGARVILAARTESRLDAVAEEIRDSGGTALCVPTDLTEAASVQALADRALSEFGRVDAVVHNAFVQPAYVGLLDAAPDDVRQGIDINLLSSLNLTRVVAPALVESQGSVVMINSMVIRNQLPNFGAYRVMKAGLLALARSLSVELGPDGVRVNSVAPGYIWADSVKKMFERRAEERGVDPAVVYAEVAADTDLRRLPEPDDIANAVVFLASDFARAITGQCLDVNCGHTHH